The genomic interval GGAGGTGTAGGTCACGCCGTGGATCCGGAGGCCGTCGCGCTCCTCCTCGACCGGGCCGAGGACCGGCCGCGTGTCGACGGCGCGGGCTCGCGCGTACCGGCCCCGCCAGAAGGCGTCGAAGTCGACGGGGGCGGGCGGGGCGGGGATGTCGAGCAGGGCGTCCGGCGCGTCGTACCCGTAGGCCGGGTCGAACGGGAAGCCGTGGGAGAAGGCGACGGATGAGGCCATGCCGCGAGGGTAGACGCCGACCACGCCGACGCCGGGTGTGCCCCCGGCATCGGCCCCCACGACGTCGACCCCCAACGACGAATCGGTCACATCGCCTGTTCTTCCACAAACAGTGCGTTTACGGTTCAACCACAAGGCGTCAGGGTGTCGAGCACGTTGCACGAGTGTGACCCAGCACCCTCTTGCGGATTCCCGAAGGACTGGCGCAGAGTGATGTATGCGCTTACAGGCAGCGCATACATCGCGCAGCATCCGGATTGCTCAAGGAGGAGCCCTCCCATGTCCCGCATCGCCAGAACCGCCCCCGCCGGCATAGCGCTCGCGCTCGCCGTGACCCTTTCCGCCTGCGGCTCCTCCGGCGGCGACGTCGCGGCGGACGAGAAGCAGACGCTCACCGTGTGGGCCATGGGGGCCGAGGGCGAGAAGCTCGCCGAGGTGGCCGAGGTCTACGAGAAGGCCAATCCGAACATCACGGTGAAGGTGACCCCGATCGGCTGGGACGTCGCCCACCAGAAGCTCGTCTCGGCAGCGGCGGCGGGCACCCTGCCCGACGTGGCGCAGATGGGCGGCAGTTACCTGGGCGAGTTCGCCGAGCTCGGCGTGCTGGAGCCGGTGGACACCAAGGCCTTCGACAAGAAGGACTTCTTCCCGGCGGGCTGGGAGCAGGGCGAGGTGGACGGCACCGCCTACGGCGTGCCGTGGTACGTCGACACCCGCGTCCTCTACTACCGCACGGACCTGGCCGAGAAGGCGGGCGTGACGAAGGCTCCGACCGACTGGAAGGGCCTGAAGGACCTGGCGACCGCGTACCAGGAGAAGGCCGGTACGAAGTGGGGGCTGTCCATCCAGCCCAGCGGCCTGGACACCGTGCAGAACTTCTACTCCTTCCTGTACTCGGCGGGCGGCGAGATCGTCAACGACGAGGGCGAGGCCGTCGTCGACAGCCCGGAGGCGGTCAAGGCGCTGAAGGAGTACGGCTCGTACTTCGACAAGGGCCTCTCCAACAAGTCCGTGCAGCCCGGCTACGACGTGGTGAAGGACTTCGGCAACGGCCGGGTCCCGATGTTCTTCGGCGGCCCCTGGCACGTGACGCTCCTCAACGAGGGCCAGCCGCAGCTCAAGGGCAAATGGGCCATCGCCAACGTCCCGGCGGACGCCTCCTCCACCTCCATGGCCGGCGGTTCCTCCCTCGTCGTCTCCAAGGACAGCGAGCACAAGGCCGCGGCCACCGAGTTCATCACGTACCTGACCGACACCAAGGGCCAGGCCGACTGGTACGAGCGGACGAAGGACCTGCCCGCCAACACCTCGGCGTGGGAGTCCGGGGCGCTCGCCGACGACGCCGACCTCCAGATCTTCAAGAAGCAGATGGACACCGCCAAGTCCTCCCCGTCCCTGGCCAATTGGACCGAGATCACCGACAAGGTGGACCAGGCCATCGCCAAGGTGACGCAGGGCAAGGCTTCCGCCGAGGACGCGCTGAAGACCGCGCAGTCCGAGATCGAAGGCCTCGTGAAGCAGTAGCCATGAGCACCACGACCGAGAAGGCCCGAGGGCCCCGGAAGGCCGGGACCGCACCGTCCCCGGCCACCGGGGGCAGCCGGGGCCGCAAGCCGTCGATGGGCGTGCAGAACGCGGCGGGCTGGCTGTTCTCCACCCCGTTCCTCGTCCTGTTCACCGTCTTCATGGCGTTCCCGATCCTCGCCACGCTGGTGATGAGCTTCACCGACTTCGGGCTGCGCAACGTGACGCGCCCGTGGGAAGCGAACTTCATCGGGTTCGAGAACTACGTCAACCTCTTCGGCGACGAGAAGTTTCTCAAGTCCCTCTTCAACACAGGGTACTTCGTCGTCGTCGGCGTACCGCTGACCATCGGCATCGGGCTGGTCGTCGCCGTTCTGCTGAACAACGGCATCGACCGGGCGCGGACGTTCTTCCGGGTCGGCTTCTACGCCCCGGTGGTCACCACCATCGTCGCGGTGGCCGTCGTCTGGCGGTTCGTCCTCGATCCGAGCGACGGGCTGATCGCGGGCCTCTTCTCCGAAGTGGGCTGGACGGCACCGGACTTCCTCGGCTCCGAGACGCTGGCGATGCCGTCGCTGATCGTCATGGCGGTCTGGCGGAACGTCGGCACGGTGATGGTGCTGTTCATCGCGGGCCTCCAGGCGATCCCCACCGAGGTGCGCGAGGCCGCGAAGCTCGACGGCGCGAGCGTCTGGCAGGAGTTCCGGGGCATCACGGTCCCGCTCCTGCGTCCGACCCTCCTCTACGCCACCGTGATCACGACGATCGGCTATCTCAACGTGTTCGAGGAGCCGTTCGTGATGACCCAGGGCGGCCCGTCCGACTCGACCCTCACGGTCTCGCTGAACATGTACCGCGAAGGGTTCAACTTCTTTCACATGGGCTACGCGAGCGCCATGGCGTACGTCCTCTTCGTGGTGATCATGGGCATCACGGTGCTCCAGCTCCGACTGCTGAAGGACAACACGAAATGAGCGCCACCAGCGGCAACGCGGCGGTCGAGCCCCTGAAGAGCGACGCACCGCCGACTCCCCCGAAGAACAACGGCGGGACGACCAACGACCGGAAGAACAACGGCGGGAAGAAGAACAACGGCGGGCAGCGGAACGTCTCCCGCCGCCTGGTCTACGTCCTGCTCTCGCTCGGCCTGCTGGTCATGTCGGCGCCCTTCCTCTGGATGGGTCTCTCCGCCTTCAAGACGCAGAGCGAGCTGTCGGCCAGCCCGCCCGTGTGGATCCCCACCGAGTGGACCCTGGAGAACTTCCGGCAGCTGCTCGACAAGCTGGACCTGCCGCTGTACTTCATGAACTCGGTGATCGTGGCGGTCCTGGTGACCGTCTCGAACCTGGTCTTCTGCTCGATGCTCGGCTACGCCCTGGCCAAGCTGAACTTCGTCGGCCGCAACAAGGTCTTCGGCCTGGTGCTCGGCGCGCTGATGGTGCCCGGCAACCTGATGCTGCTGCCGCTGTTCGTGCTGATGAGCAAGCTCCAGCTGATCGACAGCTACGCGGGTCTGGTGCTGCCGTTCGCCGCCGGGGCCTTCGGGGTGTTCCTGATGCGCCAGTTCATGCAGTCGATCCCGGACGAGCTGCTGGAGGCGGCCCGGATGGACGGCGCGAGCGAGTGGTACATCTTCTGGCGGATCGTGATGCCGCTGGTGAAGCCCGCCCTCGCGACCCTGTCGATCTTCACGTTCCTGGGTTCCTGGAACAACTTCGTCTGGCCGCTGATCGCGACCAACGACCCCGACAAATACACCCTCCCGGTGGCCCTGGCGACCTTCGCCACCGACCCCAACAAGGCCGGCGGCTCCAACGGGATGCTGATGGCCGGGGCCTTCCTGATCGTGCTGCCGGTGCTGGTCGTCTTCATCGCGCTGCAACGGCACTTCACGCAGGGCATCGCCACGGCGGGCATGAAGTAACGCGTCCGCCCGGGCACTTCACGTACGAGGCCGCACCCCGCCCCGTAACAGAGCGCGGCCACACCCCTCACCACCACCAGAAAGACATGTCGCGATGACACACACCCCTGCTCCGAACCAGAAGAACCCCGTCCCGTTCCCCGAGGGCTTCCTCTGGGGCGCCTCCACGGCCGCCTTCCAGATCGAGGGCAACAACACCAACAGCGACTGGTGGGTCAAGGAGCACGCCGCGGGGACCCACATCGCGGAGCCGAGCCTGGACGCCTGCGACAGCTACCACCGCTGGCCCGAGGACATGGACCTGCTGGCCTCCCTCGGCTTCACCGACTACCGCTTCTCCCTCGAATGGGCCCGCATCGAGCCGGTCGAAGGCCGCTTCTCCCGCGCCGAACTGGCCCACTACCGGCGGATGGTGGAGGGTGCGATCGCGCGCGGCCTGCGCCCGATGGTGACCCTGCACCACTTCACCGTCCCGCAGTGGTTCGAGGCGCGCGGCGGCTGGACGGCCGAGGGCGCGGTGGAGCTGTTCGCCCGGTACGTGGCGGCCTGCGCCCCCGTCATCTCCGAGGGCGTGTCGCACGTCTGCACGATCAACGAGCCGAACATGGTCGCCGTGATGGCGGGCCAGGCCAAGCGCGGCGACAACAGCTTCCCGCCCGCCGGCCTGCCCACCCCCGACGACGAGACGACCGTGGCCGTCATCGCCGCCCACCACGCGGCCGTCAAGGAGGTCCGGGCCCTGGACGCGGGCATCCAGGTCGGCTGGACCATCGCCAACCAGGTCTACCAGGCCCTCCCCGGCGCGGAGGACGTCACCGCCGCCTACCGCCACCCGCGCGAGGACGTCTTCATCGAGGCGGCGCGCGGCGACGACTGGATCGGCGTGCAGTCCTACACCCGTACGCGGATCGGCCCCGACGGACCGATCCCGGCGGCCGACGACGTCGAGCGGACGCTGACGACGTGGGAGTACTACCCGACGGCGGTCGGCGAGGCGCTGCGCCACACGGCCGAGGTGGTGGGCGACGTCCCGCTGATCGTCACGGAGAACGGCATCGCCACCGCCGACGACAGCCGCCGCGTCGACTACTACGCGGGTGCGCTGGACGAGGTCGCCGCCGCGCTGGCCGACGGCATCGACATCAGGGGTTACCTGGCGTGGAGCGCCCTGGACAACTACGAATGGGGCACGTACAGGGCCACGTTCGGCCTGATCGCCATCGACTGGGAGACCTTCGAGCGCACCCCGCGCGACTCGGCGAAGTGGCTGGGCTCGCTCGGCCGCACCCGCGAACTCCCGCGCACGGCAGCCTGATTCACCCCCGGGGCTGCCCCTCCGTACGGGGAGCCACCTGACGGCTCCCTCGGGTGGGCGGGGGCCGGCGGATCCTGACGACCGCCGGCCCCGGCCCCCCCGGCACCACGCCCGCGCACACCCGGCGCGACCTCGCATCCCGCGCACAACCCAGCCCGCCCGGCGCGGTCTCACGCGCGCCCGCACACCCCCGAAGCCCGGCGCGACCTCACGCGCGCCCGCCCGACTCCGGACGCCCGCACGATTTCGCGTCCCCCGCAGTATCTCCGCACGGCCGAACACCACGACTTGCCCTTCCCCTCCCCCTTCTGCCACCAGGAGCCGGAACGATGGACCGTCGCACGTTTCTCACCGCCGCAGGGACCGGGGCCGCGGCCCTGTCGCTCGGAGCCGTAACCGCCCCGGCGGCTGTCGCCGCCCCCGCCGACCCAGGCCTCCTGAAGACCTGGTTCCGCGACACGTACCGCTCGATCGAGGCGATGACGACCGACTTCGGCCTCGTCACCGACAAGATCGACCTCAGTGGCCCCGGAGCCCCCGCCCAGTCCACCCAGACCTCACCGACCAACATCGGCTGCGGCCTGTGGTCGACGGTTGCGGCCGCGGGCCTCGGCGTGATCCGCGAGAGCACGATGACCCGCGCCCTGACCCGTACCGTCGCCGCCGTCGAGAAGCTGGAACGCCACCACGGCTTCTGGCTCAACTGGTACGACGCGCACGACGGTTCGGTGCTCACCCAGTGGCCGGGCACCGGCGACCCGGTCCGCCCGTTCCTGTCATCCGTCGACAACGCCTGGCTGGTGACGGGCCTGCGGATAGCCGCCGACGCGGCCCCGGCGCTGCGCCCCCGCATCAACCGCATCCTGGCCACGGCCGACTGGTCCTTCTTCTACACTCCCTACGACCCGGCCGACCCGGTCGCTGGCCCGGGCCAGCTGCGCGGCGGCGTCTGGACCGACACGGACGAGCCGACCCCGCACCACTACGGCGCGCTCAACACCGAGCCTCGCATGGCCAGTTACCTCGGCATCGCGGACGGCTCGCTCCCCGGCGACCACTACTGGCACCTGCTGCGGACGATGCTGCCGGAGCACGAGCAGGAGCAGAAGCCGGGCGGCGGTTACGTCACGGTCGACGGCGTACGCGTCTGGAACGGGCACTACACCCACCGCGGCCGCAAGGTGGTCCCCACCTGGGGCGGCTCGATGTTCGAGGCGCTGATGGTGCCGCTGTTCGTACCGGAGCAGCAGTGGTCGCCGCGCGCGTGGGGCGCGACCCACCACCGCTACGTACGCGGCCAGATCGACCACGGGCTGCGGGAGGCGGAGTACGGCTACTGGGGCTTCTCCCCCGCCAACGTTCCCGAGGACGGCTACCAGGAGTACGGGGTCGACGCGCTCGGCATGGCGGTCGACGGCTACGCCTCCAACACCGACCGCACGCACACCACGGACGGCGAACCCCTGCCGCCGCCCTCGGCGTTCACCAACGGCGTCGTCACCCCGCACGCCTCCTTCCTGGCCCTGCCGTTCGCGGGCCGGGAGGCGGTGGCCAATCTGCGGGCGCTGGAGCGGGACTTCGGCGCGTACGCGGACGGACTCGGCTTCCGGGACTCGGTGAACGTGTCCACGGGCCGGGTCAGCGACTTCATGCTCGCCCTGGACCAGGGAATGATCGTCGCGGCCCTCGCCCAGGAGCTGCGGCCCGGCCTGCTCCAGCAGCCGTTCCGCACGGGCGGCTTCCGGTCCCGGGTGCGGCCGCTGCTGGAGCGGGAGCGGTTCTCGATCTGAGGTCGCGGCCGGCCTGTCCTTCACGAGGAGAGCGGGCCGGATGACGGCAGCCGGCCGAGCGAGAGGCGCGCTACCGCGTCACGGGGGCCGGCTGCCGGTGTGCGGGGTCACGAGCGATGCGCTGTTCGAGGCCCACCCGGCAGTCCGGCCACTCGGCCGCGGTGAACGGCTCCGTCCCAGGGCGGCACCTTTCTCCCCAACGGACTCCTCGGCCTGTCCGCCATCTCAACGTCCGGAGTGGACATGGGATTCACCAGCGAACCCGAGGGCACACGCGGGGAATGAAGATGTCAGAGCCGCACGTCGGATGGACGACGGAGCAGCGCGCCGTCGTCAAGCGGTATGTTCAGTTCGCCGCCGCATTCGCAGTCGCGGGTATCGCCCTTTCTGTTTTCCTGATCGCTTCCGGCAACAGCGGAGGGTGGGGACTGCTGGCGATCATCGGATGCGTTTCCGTCATCGGCTACTTCTTCATTCAAAGAGGGAAGAGTGGGCGCGCTTGACAGCCAGCCGAGTTGGCGCGAGATGACCGGAAAGGTATTGCCGCATGACCAACGAGAAGGCAACGATAAGTAAGGTGCAGCGGGGTAGGGGGCTTCGACCATGGGTGAGTAGGTGTCCCTGTCGTACGTGATCGCGCGTGCGGCCGAGTGGTCGTGCTGCCCCTCGACCCGGGCCGCGTCCCCGACCCGGCCCTCGGTGATCCTGGCGGCGGAAAGTGGGGGCTGTACTCGCCTCCGGGCACGTCCAACGCCTGGGACGTCAAGAAGGTGAACCTGGACATCCCGGAGGGCAGAACGGTGACGATCACCATCTACGACGACAAGGCGATGAAGCAGAGGGTCGGCCAGATCACCGGCCGAGCCTGATCCCGAAGCCGGCCCCGCTTCCGGCGACCCGGCGACGGCCTCGGCCCACGGCCCGGGCCGTCGCCGCAGGAGCCTCCTTCAGGGAAAGCCCGCGATGACGGCCCATCACACAACACCGCGCCGCCGCAGGAGATGCGGGCACTCCTGAGCGAGGACCGCGTCCACTGCCGCGAGCGTCGGATCGACGATGTCCCAGGCATGGGCGGAGGGGTGACCGGCGAACAGTCCGCACGCGTCCTCGCCCCGGGGGTCGATCGCGCCGCACCAGGCCAGTTCCGACAGAGTCGCCCGCTCGCCACTCCAACGGGCCCAGACGGCCGTGCGGTTCGCGTCGTCGTCCCACAGCACCGTCGCGTGGTCGTCGCCTTCGTGGTCGGCGGCCAGCTCGCAGAGGAGGTATCCGGCCTCCGGGCGGCTGCCGCCGGGAGCGGCGAGCCGGATCAGGAACTCCGGGGGCGGCAGCAGGGCCACGGCAGTGCACTGGTTCATGGGGTGGAACCTCCGGTCGCCGTCACGGCGCGTCGGTGTCGGGTACGTCGGGGGCATCGGGCGCCGCGCCGGGAGCGTCGTCCTCGGAGACGAGTCGCCGGACCTCGCTGTGGACGTGGTCGGCGATGAGGTCGCCGAGGGGGTCGCTCACGGAGAAGGAGTGCGGCCCGGGGTGGTGGTCGAAGTACGCGCACGTGGTGACCGTGCGGGCCGCCAGCTCGCGGAGCACGGCGGGGCACAGCCGCACCGTGTCGAGCCGGTGGACGCGGTGGGCGCCGGTCCCCGACCAGAGGAACCACAGGTCCCGGTCGTCCAGCACGTCCGCCGTCCACAGGTGCGCGGCGTGCTCGGCCGTCTCGTCGTGGTCGGCCAGCTCGCAGAGCAGGAAGTCGTCCTGGTCGAGGACATCGGGCGGGTGCACGGGCCCGCCCTCCATCATGGCGAGCGCCAGCAGAGCTTCGGCGTAAGGTACTTGAGTTACGGCGGTGCATTGCAGCACGGGGTCAGACCCCTTCCGTACGGGGCGGGCACGGGCGGTACACCGAGGCTGCCGCCGCCGCCCACCCGCACAGATCCACGGGCCACCCGCCGAGGGTGACGCGCAGCCCCACGAAGGGGTCGACCACGGTGAGCAGGGCAGGGAGCCCGGATGCCAGCGCGCTCATGGCGTGGTCCTGGCTGCCGTGGCCGCCCGCCCACGCCCGGAGCGCCTCGGGGGCATCGGAACCGTGGAAGGTGACCGGCCGGACGTCCCTCGCACCGT from Streptomyces sp. CA-278952 carries:
- a CDS encoding sugar ABC transporter substrate-binding protein, whose translation is MSRIARTAPAGIALALAVTLSACGSSGGDVAADEKQTLTVWAMGAEGEKLAEVAEVYEKANPNITVKVTPIGWDVAHQKLVSAAAAGTLPDVAQMGGSYLGEFAELGVLEPVDTKAFDKKDFFPAGWEQGEVDGTAYGVPWYVDTRVLYYRTDLAEKAGVTKAPTDWKGLKDLATAYQEKAGTKWGLSIQPSGLDTVQNFYSFLYSAGGEIVNDEGEAVVDSPEAVKALKEYGSYFDKGLSNKSVQPGYDVVKDFGNGRVPMFFGGPWHVTLLNEGQPQLKGKWAIANVPADASSTSMAGGSSLVVSKDSEHKAAATEFITYLTDTKGQADWYERTKDLPANTSAWESGALADDADLQIFKKQMDTAKSSPSLANWTEITDKVDQAIAKVTQGKASAEDALKTAQSEIEGLVKQ
- a CDS encoding carbohydrate ABC transporter permease gives rise to the protein MSTTTEKARGPRKAGTAPSPATGGSRGRKPSMGVQNAAGWLFSTPFLVLFTVFMAFPILATLVMSFTDFGLRNVTRPWEANFIGFENYVNLFGDEKFLKSLFNTGYFVVVGVPLTIGIGLVVAVLLNNGIDRARTFFRVGFYAPVVTTIVAVAVVWRFVLDPSDGLIAGLFSEVGWTAPDFLGSETLAMPSLIVMAVWRNVGTVMVLFIAGLQAIPTEVREAAKLDGASVWQEFRGITVPLLRPTLLYATVITTIGYLNVFEEPFVMTQGGPSDSTLTVSLNMYREGFNFFHMGYASAMAYVLFVVIMGITVLQLRLLKDNTK
- a CDS encoding carbohydrate ABC transporter permease, which translates into the protein MSATSGNAAVEPLKSDAPPTPPKNNGGTTNDRKNNGGKKNNGGQRNVSRRLVYVLLSLGLLVMSAPFLWMGLSAFKTQSELSASPPVWIPTEWTLENFRQLLDKLDLPLYFMNSVIVAVLVTVSNLVFCSMLGYALAKLNFVGRNKVFGLVLGALMVPGNLMLLPLFVLMSKLQLIDSYAGLVLPFAAGAFGVFLMRQFMQSIPDELLEAARMDGASEWYIFWRIVMPLVKPALATLSIFTFLGSWNNFVWPLIATNDPDKYTLPVALATFATDPNKAGGSNGMLMAGAFLIVLPVLVVFIALQRHFTQGIATAGMK
- a CDS encoding glycoside hydrolase family 1 protein, whose translation is MTHTPAPNQKNPVPFPEGFLWGASTAAFQIEGNNTNSDWWVKEHAAGTHIAEPSLDACDSYHRWPEDMDLLASLGFTDYRFSLEWARIEPVEGRFSRAELAHYRRMVEGAIARGLRPMVTLHHFTVPQWFEARGGWTAEGAVELFARYVAACAPVISEGVSHVCTINEPNMVAVMAGQAKRGDNSFPPAGLPTPDDETTVAVIAAHHAAVKEVRALDAGIQVGWTIANQVYQALPGAEDVTAAYRHPREDVFIEAARGDDWIGVQSYTRTRIGPDGPIPAADDVERTLTTWEYYPTAVGEALRHTAEVVGDVPLIVTENGIATADDSRRVDYYAGALDEVAAALADGIDIRGYLAWSALDNYEWGTYRATFGLIAIDWETFERTPRDSAKWLGSLGRTRELPRTAA
- a CDS encoding glucoamylase family protein, which codes for MDRRTFLTAAGTGAAALSLGAVTAPAAVAAPADPGLLKTWFRDTYRSIEAMTTDFGLVTDKIDLSGPGAPAQSTQTSPTNIGCGLWSTVAAAGLGVIRESTMTRALTRTVAAVEKLERHHGFWLNWYDAHDGSVLTQWPGTGDPVRPFLSSVDNAWLVTGLRIAADAAPALRPRINRILATADWSFFYTPYDPADPVAGPGQLRGGVWTDTDEPTPHHYGALNTEPRMASYLGIADGSLPGDHYWHLLRTMLPEHEQEQKPGGGYVTVDGVRVWNGHYTHRGRKVVPTWGGSMFEALMVPLFVPEQQWSPRAWGATHHRYVRGQIDHGLREAEYGYWGFSPANVPEDGYQEYGVDALGMAVDGYASNTDRTHTTDGEPLPPPSAFTNGVVTPHASFLALPFAGREAVANLRALERDFGAYADGLGFRDSVNVSTGRVSDFMLALDQGMIVAALAQELRPGLLQQPFRTGGFRSRVRPLLERERFSI